One genomic segment of Streptomyces sp. TLI_146 includes these proteins:
- a CDS encoding MFS transporter, whose product MPTGFGRLWTAQTVSSLGDGVSHAALPLLALTLTRDPMALAVVTAAGTLPWLLFGVLGGALVDRWDRRRTMWVTDALRAVLLAIPAAAAALDVLSIPLLAAVAFLLGLGGLFFDTAATAYLPDLLGRDPAHLERANSRLRGAQTAASGFAGPPAGSALLALGRAVPLLADAVSFALSAALVRSLPATPRPVPQARESLLRQARAGASYVFRDRLLLGLALRPAVGNIAFVALETVLALFAHDRLGIGAFGFGLLLTAEATGGLLGAGIASFLGRRLGTGTALTCTAAIEGLAILGLAAAPNPYVAGLALAVCGAGMGATMVLAPSLRQAIVPAHLMGRVASTSRMLGMCAAPFGAFLGGWLATTYDVRTPLYTAAGLLLAMTAVTSTMTTNRRVEAALRGAASTGGQGHPESADLVEQSAV is encoded by the coding sequence ATGCCGACCGGGTTCGGACGGCTGTGGACCGCTCAGACGGTGTCCTCGCTCGGTGATGGGGTCTCGCACGCCGCGCTGCCGCTGCTCGCCTTGACGTTGACGCGGGACCCGATGGCGCTCGCCGTTGTCACGGCCGCCGGAACGCTGCCGTGGCTGCTCTTCGGGGTGCTCGGCGGTGCGCTGGTGGACCGCTGGGACCGTCGGCGCACGATGTGGGTCACGGACGCGCTGCGTGCGGTGCTGCTCGCGATACCGGCGGCAGCGGCCGCGCTCGACGTGCTGAGCATTCCCCTGCTCGCGGCCGTCGCCTTCCTCCTCGGCCTCGGCGGACTCTTCTTCGACACCGCCGCCACGGCCTATCTGCCGGATCTGCTCGGCCGCGACCCCGCGCACCTGGAGCGCGCCAACTCCCGTCTGCGCGGCGCCCAGACCGCCGCGTCCGGCTTCGCCGGGCCGCCCGCGGGCAGTGCCCTGCTCGCGCTCGGCCGGGCGGTTCCGCTGCTCGCCGACGCGGTGTCGTTCGCGCTCTCCGCGGCGCTCGTACGGTCGCTGCCCGCCACACCCCGGCCTGTACCCCAGGCCCGTGAGTCGCTGCTGAGACAGGCGCGGGCCGGCGCCTCGTACGTCTTCCGGGACCGGTTGCTGCTGGGGCTCGCGCTGCGTCCCGCGGTCGGGAACATCGCCTTCGTCGCGTTGGAGACCGTACTCGCCCTCTTCGCGCACGACCGTCTCGGCATCGGCGCCTTCGGCTTCGGCCTGCTGCTCACGGCGGAGGCCACCGGCGGGCTGCTCGGCGCGGGCATCGCCTCCTTCCTAGGCCGACGCCTCGGCACCGGCACCGCGCTGACCTGCACGGCCGCAATCGAGGGACTCGCCATCCTGGGCCTGGCCGCTGCCCCGAACCCGTACGTCGCCGGCCTCGCGCTCGCCGTCTGCGGAGCGGGCATGGGCGCCACGATGGTGCTCGCCCCCTCCCTCCGGCAGGCCATCGTCCCCGCCCACCTGATGGGCCGGGTCGCCTCCACCTCCCGCATGCTCGGCATGTGCGCCGCCCCGTTCGGCGCCTTCCTGGGCGGTTGGCTGGCCACCACCTACGACGTACGCACCCCGCTCTACACCGCCGCCGGCCTTCTCCTCGCCATGACCGCCGTCACGTCGACCATGACCACCAACCGCCGGGTGGAGGCGGCGCTGCGTGGCGCTGCCTCCACCGGCGGTCAAGGCCACCCGGAATCGGCAGACCTCGTTGAGCAGAGTGCCGTTTAG
- a CDS encoding transcriptional regulator, whose amino-acid sequence MPTDDLPETFHVTTDEQLRAVSNLTRHRIMAVLRFEPATITQIAERVGLAKGSSSYHVRLLERAGLVKVVRTRKVRGVTERYYAMAARSIELPDPGEGGPDMLMRHAVADLEAAPADGQRHVRMAHLRLTDEQFAELGARLEALADEYRELSDPSLPDASLVFALFHPTSHVQAEGDAK is encoded by the coding sequence ATGCCAACCGATGATCTTCCCGAGACGTTCCACGTCACCACGGACGAGCAGCTACGCGCCGTCTCCAATCTCACGCGCCACCGGATCATGGCCGTGCTCCGCTTCGAGCCCGCGACGATCACCCAGATCGCCGAGCGAGTGGGCCTCGCGAAGGGGAGTTCCAGCTACCACGTACGACTGCTGGAGCGGGCCGGCCTGGTGAAGGTGGTGCGGACGCGGAAGGTGCGGGGTGTCACCGAGCGGTACTACGCCATGGCCGCGCGGTCGATCGAGCTGCCGGATCCGGGCGAGGGAGGTCCGGACATGCTGATGCGGCATGCGGTGGCCGACCTGGAGGCGGCGCCGGCGGACGGCCAGCGGCACGTACGGATGGCGCATCTGCGGCTCACCGATGAGCAGTTCGCCGAGCTGGGGGCGCGGCTGGAGGCGCTGGCGGACGAGTACCGGGAGCTGTCCGACCCGTCGCTTCCCGACGCGTCGCTCGTCTTCGCGTTGTTCCACCCGACTTCTCACGTGCAGGCCGAAGGGGACGCCAAGTGA
- a CDS encoding glycoside hydrolase family 48 protein produces the protein MPPGKRTPPGTGRRSHGRRLWTSLIAAIALPLGLAAVGPPSASAATVECSVDYKNTNDWGSGFTADLTLTNRGTAPLDGWTLTYSYVGNQKLSNGWNGAWSQSGTAVTVKNADWNKTVAAGAAVSVGGQFSYSGTNTAPTAFAVNGTTCAGAHQPPVAVLTSPAAGATYTVGDTVPLAATAAAADGATVGKVEFYSGTTLLGSDTTAPFTLGATGLAAGDYSLYAKAYDSLGASAESAPVGIHVAAGPAVVVTPTQLALQQGKSGTLDVRLSTKPSANVTVSVARASGNSGLSVTEGASLTFTPSNWNTVQHATITANATGTGSAVFAATAPGHAKAEATVTELAASTTYNARFLSLYVKITDPANGYFSPEGIPYHSVETLIVEAPDQGHESTSEAYSYLIWLQAMYGKVTGDWSKFNGAWGVMEKYMIPTHADQPTNSFYSASKPATYAPEWDLPSQYPAKLDTGVSVGADPIAAELKSAYGTDDVYGMHWLQDVDNVYGYGNEPGKCEAGPAATGPSYINTFQRGAQESVWETVPQPTCDTFKYGGKNGYLDLFTGDNSYAKQWKFTDAPDADARAVQAAYWADVWAKQQGNGGAVSDTVSKAAKMGDYLRYAMYDKYFKKIGDCVGPTVCPAGSGKNSSSYLLSWYYAWGGATDTSAGWAWRIGSSHVHGGYQNPLAAWALSSYADLKPKSATGASDWGTSLGRQLEFYRWLQSADGAIAGGATNSWQGRYAAAPAGTPTFYGMYYDEAPVYHDPPSNQWFGFQAWSMERVAEYYKETGDTKAKAVLDKWVGWALSKTTVNPDGTFRIPATLEWSGKPDTWNPATPGANAGLHVTVTDYTDDVGVAAAYAKTLTYYAAKSGDTKAASTAKALLDGMWDHDQDALGIAVPETRTDYKRFGDPVYVPSGWTGTMPGGEKIDSQSTFSSLRSFYKNDPAWSKIEAYLAGGAAPVFTYHRFWAQADIALAMGSYAELLE, from the coding sequence ATGCCACCTGGAAAGAGAACACCCCCCGGCACGGGGCGGCGCAGTCACGGACGACGTCTGTGGACCTCGCTGATCGCGGCGATCGCCCTGCCGTTGGGCCTCGCCGCAGTCGGCCCCCCGTCTGCCAGCGCTGCCACGGTCGAGTGCAGCGTCGACTACAAGAACACCAACGACTGGGGCTCCGGCTTCACCGCCGATCTCACCCTCACCAACCGGGGCACCGCCCCGCTGGACGGCTGGACCCTGACGTACTCATACGTCGGCAACCAGAAGCTCAGCAACGGCTGGAACGGCGCCTGGTCGCAGTCCGGGACCGCCGTCACCGTCAAGAACGCCGACTGGAACAAGACGGTCGCGGCGGGCGCCGCCGTCTCCGTCGGCGGTCAGTTCAGCTACAGCGGTACGAACACGGCACCCACCGCCTTCGCCGTCAACGGCACGACCTGCGCCGGGGCCCACCAGCCGCCGGTCGCCGTGCTCACCAGCCCCGCCGCGGGTGCCACCTACACGGTCGGCGACACCGTTCCGCTCGCGGCCACCGCGGCCGCGGCCGACGGGGCGACCGTGGGCAAGGTCGAGTTCTACAGCGGCACCACCCTGCTCGGCTCCGACACCACGGCGCCCTTCACCCTCGGCGCCACCGGGCTCGCGGCGGGCGACTACTCGCTCTACGCGAAGGCCTACGACAGCCTGGGCGCGTCCGCCGAGTCCGCCCCAGTCGGCATACACGTCGCGGCGGGTCCGGCCGTTGTCGTCACACCCACGCAACTCGCCCTCCAGCAAGGCAAGTCGGGCACCTTGGACGTGAGGCTGTCGACGAAGCCGAGCGCCAATGTGACGGTCAGCGTCGCTCGTGCGTCGGGCAACAGCGGGCTCTCCGTCACGGAGGGGGCGAGTCTGACCTTCACCCCGTCCAACTGGAACACCGTCCAGCACGCCACCATCACCGCCAATGCCACCGGTACCGGATCCGCCGTCTTCGCCGCGACCGCCCCGGGCCACGCCAAGGCCGAGGCCACCGTCACCGAACTGGCCGCGTCGACGACGTACAACGCACGCTTCCTCTCCCTCTACGTGAAGATCACCGACCCCGCGAACGGCTATTTCTCGCCCGAGGGCATTCCCTACCACTCGGTCGAGACGCTGATCGTCGAGGCGCCCGACCAGGGGCACGAGAGCACCTCGGAGGCGTACAGCTATCTGATCTGGCTGCAGGCGATGTACGGAAAGGTCACCGGGGACTGGTCCAAGTTCAACGGGGCGTGGGGCGTCATGGAGAAGTACATGATCCCCACTCATGCCGACCAGCCCACCAACTCCTTCTACAGCGCCTCGAAACCGGCCACGTACGCGCCGGAGTGGGACCTGCCCTCCCAGTACCCGGCCAAGCTCGACACCGGTGTGTCCGTCGGGGCCGACCCGATCGCCGCCGAGCTGAAGAGTGCGTACGGCACGGACGATGTGTACGGAATGCACTGGCTGCAGGACGTCGACAACGTCTACGGGTACGGGAACGAGCCCGGCAAGTGCGAAGCGGGTCCGGCCGCGACCGGGCCCTCCTACATCAACACGTTCCAGCGCGGCGCCCAGGAATCCGTCTGGGAGACCGTGCCGCAACCGACCTGCGACACCTTCAAGTACGGTGGAAAGAACGGGTACTTGGACCTGTTCACCGGTGACAACTCCTATGCGAAGCAGTGGAAGTTCACCGACGCGCCCGACGCCGACGCGCGCGCCGTGCAGGCCGCCTACTGGGCCGACGTGTGGGCCAAGCAGCAGGGCAACGGCGGCGCCGTCTCGGACACCGTGTCCAAGGCCGCCAAGATGGGCGACTACCTGCGCTACGCCATGTACGACAAGTACTTCAAGAAGATCGGCGACTGCGTGGGGCCGACCGTCTGCCCGGCCGGCAGCGGCAAGAACAGTTCGAGCTACCTGCTGTCCTGGTATTACGCCTGGGGCGGCGCGACCGACACGTCGGCGGGCTGGGCCTGGCGCATCGGATCGAGCCACGTACACGGCGGATACCAGAACCCCCTCGCCGCCTGGGCGCTGAGCTCGTACGCCGATCTCAAGCCCAAGTCGGCGACCGGAGCGTCCGACTGGGGCACCAGTCTGGGGCGGCAGCTGGAGTTCTACCGCTGGCTGCAGTCCGCCGACGGCGCCATCGCGGGCGGCGCCACCAACAGCTGGCAGGGCCGGTACGCCGCAGCCCCGGCCGGTACACCCACCTTCTACGGCATGTACTACGACGAGGCCCCCGTCTACCACGACCCGCCGTCCAACCAGTGGTTCGGCTTCCAGGCGTGGTCGATGGAGCGCGTCGCCGAGTACTACAAGGAGACGGGCGACACGAAGGCGAAGGCCGTCCTCGACAAGTGGGTCGGCTGGGCGCTGTCCAAGACGACCGTCAACCCCGACGGAACCTTCCGTATCCCGGCCACACTGGAGTGGTCGGGCAAGCCCGACACCTGGAACCCGGCGACGCCCGGCGCGAACGCGGGCCTGCACGTCACCGTCACCGATTACACCGACGACGTCGGTGTGGCCGCCGCCTACGCCAAGACGCTGACCTACTACGCCGCCAAGTCCGGTGACACCAAGGCCGCGAGCACGGCCAAGGCGCTCCTCGACGGCATGTGGGACCACGACCAGGACGCGCTCGGCATCGCCGTGCCGGAGACCCGCACCGACTACAAGCGGTTCGGCGACCCGGTGTACGTGCCCAGCGGCTGGACCGGCACCATGCCGGGCGGCGAGAAGATCGACTCCCAGTCGACCTTCTCCTCCCTGCGGTCCTTCTACAAGAACGACCCGGCCTGGTCGAAGATCGAGGCCTATCTCGCGGGCGGCGCGGCGCCCGTCTTCACCTATCACCGGTTCTGGGCCCAGGCGGACATCGCGCTCGCCATGGGCTCGTACGCGGAGCTCCTGGAATAG